CCCCGGCTCAAGATGCGCTAGAAGCAACGCGCTGGAGAAACCTTTGTCTCAGGCGCCACCAACTTGTCGCCCAGCCCATGGCGACCCCAGTCCTGGGGCTCCTCTTGGCGCTCGGCCTGCCATTGCTGACCGCCTGCTGGGACCGAAGTAGGTATTGGTCCCCTCGGGCGGGGGAGGAGCGCAGAAGCTGTGGCACTTGACCCATGGAAAAAGTCAAGAACtgggaaataaatataaaaagcctTTGGGGGAAAGGTCTGAAGAGTCAAGACTGGGCTGGTTCAAATTTCTGACTCTTTTGCACAGTGGATTTAGTCTAGCAGACCTCCGGGGTTCTCAAGTATGCGTGCAACACTGGGGTGgaccccagggcctttgcacatgctACTAGGCAAGCGCTCTATGCCTgagctgtaaccccagtccagagCTTTCTGATGTTGTGGAATTTGTGAACTGGGGTGGCTTGGGCTCCCCTGGAGCTACGGATGCGCCGAGGGGGAGCGGGAcacatgagactgcatagttgaGAGGCTGGGAATTTTAATCAGCTCCGGAGGCCCGTCTGGGGTctggagtccaggctgaccaaggCTGGCTCTTAATAGGTGTGGACACAGTCCCTTCCACTGCAGTTTCGGGAGCCTGGAGGGTGGGGGGTTGGACGTGTGAGTCAGACACTCCAGAGAAGGACTGGGCCCCGCCTAGGTCCTTGAGAGCCCTGGGCCAGAGAGGTGGTGTCCGCCAAGGAGTGGGGGAGGGCGGGGCTTTGGCCAACCATCCTTTCAAACAGTCCCCCAGTCAGCACAATAATGGTGGACCCAGGAGTTCTGCGCTGGAGTGGCCACCGGAGCCCACCTGCCAGTTTCTTCTGACTTAGGAGGGCGGAGTTTTACAAGCCCTGCTGGGCTGTGCGGTGTGCAGTGGATGTGTGGGGAAGATCCTGACTTGGGAAATGATTAGAGGGccgttcatttttttttccctctttgttCCACAGATCTGGGAACAACAAATAGCACTACTTCACCCACAGACCCCAGCTCCGATGGAGGCCTGGTGAGTTGGGGGGCAGGGAAGTATAAAAAGGCAGCTAGATACTTTTCAGGGGTCCCACATGGAGCAGGTAGAAAGTACTAACGACAGCCCATCCCCATGGACTGCAGATGGGAGAGACCAGAGAACCATTGAGGGGAtcattattgtcattttttttttttttttttttttttggttttccaggtagggtcttgctctagcccaagctgacctgaaattccctctgtagtgccagcctggccttgaactcagtgatcctcctacctctgcctccagagttctgggattaaaggtgtgtgccaccatgcctgggatcATTGCTAttttagatatatacatatatgcacatacacacacatatacatacatacatacatatatatgtgtgtgtgtatagatatacttttataaataaataaatatatatatatatttatagcccAGGCTCATACTCACTGTGTAGAAGacgatgacctggaactcctaatcttcctgcctctacttcctgacaGCTGGGACGCAGGCATGAACCACCCTGCCTGGTTTATGAGGTACTGAGATAGACCAGGGCCTCATGTGTGGCCAGGCAAGCATCCTGCCCACTGAGCAGCCGTCCCCGCAATAGGGCAATTTAGAGTTCTGAAGGAAGCTAGTAAGAGAAGGTGGACACAAATATTTATGTTGGGCTGTAGAGCtcgctcagtagttaaggcacttgcttgcaaagcctacagacctaggttcaatttcccagtacctacgtaaagccagatgcacaaaataatgcatgcgtctagagttcatttgcagtggctagtggccctggcatgcccattgtgatgcccccccccacccgtctcttttctctcactctgcttgcaaataaaatgaattaaaaaacaaaaaacaagggctagagagatggcttagtggttaaggcacttgcctgcaaagccaaaggactcaggttcaattccccaggacccatgtaaaccaaacatgcacaaggtggtgcatgtgtctggagttcatttgcagtggctggaggccctggcctgccagttctctctttctctctgcctttttctctctcaagtataagtaataaaatgcttaaaaagaaacaaaatattgtatctttctgggcatggtagctgggtgtaatcccagcagtcagaaggctggggcaggaggatcaccatgagttccaggtcaccctgggctacagagtgagtcccaggtcagcctgggttagagtgagaccttgcctaaaGGGGGTGGGCGAAATGAATCTTATATCTTGCCTGGTGGATGGGGTAGCACATACCTAtcatccagcactcaggatcttgaggcaggaggattgctgtaagttccaggctagtgtggtctacagagtgagaccataaagaggctgagtgtggtggcatatgtgtcattccagcactctggaggtggagacaggattaggagttcaaggtcatcctgggctccaTAGCACCTTTGAGGCCACATgggcatgagaccctgtttcagccCCTTGGCCTGTAACAATAATAGagtgaaagagaagaaggaagaaagagagagggagaaaggcaagaATGGGAGGAATCCCTTATGCTAATTGTGTGGAACCCAGAGTGGGCAGGCCCTTGGGAAGGAGAACCCGCGTGACAGGCTGGGGTCCTGAATACAACACAGGGAGAACCTTGAAACTGAAAGTACAAAAGGGTACACGGGCCACTGTGGGAGCTGCTGGGACCCCCAGATGTGTCTTGGGTGGAGGCCAGTAGGGCAGACTGTTGCAGGTGCCTCACGCCTGTCCCTCCCCTCGTCCCTGCAGTCACAGGCGGCGGTCACCGCCATCATCGTGGTCTTCTCCATTCTGGGTGCCCTACTCCTGGCTGTGGGGCTGGCCTTGCTCATCCGGAAACTTCGAGAGAAGCGGCAGACAGAAGGCACCTACCGACCCAGCAGCGAGGAGCAGGTGGGTGCCCGAGCCCCGCCACCCCCCAACCTCAAGCTGCCTCCGGAGGAACGGCTCATATGAATGCTAGGGGTTCAGCCACAGCGCCCTGCGCTGCCCGGGACTGTCCCAGCACACACAGCGGCTGCTACACCGAGACACTGTTGGCTCCAGAGGACCTGGGGGTCACCCAGCTGGCGGGCTCCGCAGCACACGGCCTCTGCTTGACCACGCATGCGGCTGGGGGTGCCAGGGCTGGGAACCCTCCTCCACCCTTGCCTTGTTCATCTTTGCTCGGCTGGATACTCTACCGTGGCTGCAGGCCCAACGAACCCCTATCATTTCTTTCAGTTCTCCCACGCAGCAGCGGAGGCCCGGGTCCCCCAAGATTCCAAGGAGCCGGTGCGGGGCTGCCTACCCATCTAGCTCCCTAACCCTGTCAtccacctcccttccttgctGTGACCTTGGGGCAAGGCAGCACCCTTTGGGGGCGATCAGACTCACCCAGTGTTTTAAGACTAGAAGGTTCTTCAAAAACTTTGCCCTTGAGGGTAAGGGAAAGTGGGAGCCTctcactttttatatatttatgtgaaaTTGATAGTGGGGTATAATAAAGCTTTTATCTGAGGTGGTGGGAACGTCATCCTAGATGGAATAAGAAAAGGCTTGGAAGATTGGGTTGGGAAGTTCctagaggggtggggggggggacctcCTGGGAAGCTGGAGGTCACTTCCCAAGGGATGGCGGGAAGTAGGCTCTGTTTCCGAGTTGAGAGAAGGATTCAGATCAACTcacaggaacaaaacaaaacatcaacaaTAAACAGCTTTATCGAGGGCTAGGATCTCCTCCAAGCCCTGACCTTTAAATCTCAAAGCATTTCTTAAGCTCAGTGACTCGGGACCTCCTGGGTTGGAGCACTTGGCAGTCCCTGGTTCCTGGGGAAGTGGGAGCTCCCAACTCCCTAAGGGCCTGGAGGTGAGCCTGAGGTAGCACAACCTGGGAAGGCTGGTTTGTGGGGTTCTCTAGAGAACTTGGGTCTGTGGAAGGATCAGGGGA
This sequence is a window from Jaculus jaculus isolate mJacJac1 chromosome 15, mJacJac1.mat.Y.cur, whole genome shotgun sequence. Protein-coding genes within it:
- the Crb3 gene encoding protein crumbs homolog 3, which produces MATPVLGLLLALGLPLLTACWDRNLGTTNSTTSPTDPSSDGGLSQAAVTAIIVVFSILGALLLAVGLALLIRKLREKRQTEGTYRPSSEEQFSHAAAEARVPQDSKEPVRGCLPI